The following are encoded in a window of Fischerella sp. PCC 9605 genomic DNA:
- a CDS encoding phosphoenolpyruvate carboxykinase produces MTQNIFVQSRLNRVPLPNGSLIESATAEHNVMHSNFSLEQQGILNTGIVYWNLSTPALYEEAIRRQEGVMAHLGPLVVRTGQHTGRSPNDKFIVREPSSTDRVWWGKVNHPLSEHRFEALYARMLAYLQGRDLFIQDRYAGADPTYRLSIRFITETAWHSIFVRNLFVGASAEELANFVPDFTLIALPNFQARPEIDGIHSDVFIILNFARKLILIGGTSYAGEIKKSIFTTLNYLLPLHHVLPMHCAANVGHSDDIALFFGLSGTGKTTLSADPKRTLIGDDEHGWSDRGIFNFEGGCYAKLIRLSKEAEPEIYQTTQRFGSVLENVTVDPLTRHLDLNDASLTENTRGAYPIEYISNASLTGTTGHPQNIIFLTADALGVLPPIAQLTHEQAMYHFLSGYTAKVAGTEKGLGHEPEAVFSACFGAPFMALHPSVYASLLGQKIEHHKVKVWLVNTGWTGGFYGVGERIPIKQTRAMLTAVLSGALNEVPTTVDPVFGLRVPVRCPGVADKLLTPRLTWNNPDDYDVQAYKLAEMFVDNFKQFADAVAPQVLLGGPLIGKRK; encoded by the coding sequence ATGACACAAAATATTTTTGTACAGAGCCGACTTAACCGCGTGCCGCTACCTAACGGTAGTTTAATAGAGTCGGCAACGGCTGAACACAACGTGATGCACAGTAATTTCAGTCTGGAACAGCAAGGCATCCTCAACACAGGCATTGTTTATTGGAATCTTTCGACCCCAGCTCTTTATGAAGAAGCAATTCGCCGGCAAGAGGGGGTAATGGCGCATTTAGGTCCCCTAGTTGTGCGTACTGGTCAGCATACCGGGCGATCGCCAAATGACAAATTCATCGTCCGCGAACCCAGCAGCACTGATCGAGTTTGGTGGGGCAAGGTAAATCATCCCCTCAGCGAGCATCGTTTCGAGGCTCTCTATGCCAGGATGCTGGCATATCTGCAAGGACGAGATTTGTTTATTCAAGACCGTTATGCTGGTGCCGATCCCACCTATCGGCTATCCATTCGCTTCATCACCGAGACAGCATGGCACAGCATCTTTGTCCGCAACCTATTCGTGGGAGCATCGGCGGAGGAACTGGCAAATTTTGTACCTGATTTTACTCTTATTGCTCTACCAAACTTCCAAGCCAGACCAGAGATTGATGGCATCCATTCAGATGTCTTTATTATCTTAAATTTTGCCCGCAAACTAATTTTAATTGGCGGCACCAGCTACGCCGGCGAGATTAAAAAATCGATATTTACAACACTCAACTATCTGTTACCTCTTCATCACGTCTTGCCAATGCACTGTGCTGCTAATGTTGGTCATAGTGATGATATTGCCTTGTTTTTTGGACTTTCAGGTACTGGTAAAACCACGCTTTCCGCTGACCCCAAACGCACATTGATTGGTGATGACGAACATGGCTGGAGCGATCGCGGTATCTTCAATTTTGAGGGTGGCTGCTATGCCAAGTTAATTCGCCTCTCCAAGGAAGCGGAACCGGAAATTTACCAAACAACGCAACGCTTTGGTAGCGTTCTGGAAAATGTTACTGTTGATCCCCTGACCAGGCACTTAGATTTAAATGATGCCAGCCTTACTGAAAATACCCGTGGAGCTTACCCAATTGAATATATCAGTAACGCTAGCCTGACTGGCACAACTGGTCATCCACAAAACATTATTTTCCTGACTGCTGATGCCTTGGGAGTATTGCCACCCATCGCCCAGTTGACTCACGAGCAGGCGATGTATCATTTCTTGAGTGGGTATACAGCGAAGGTAGCTGGCACAGAAAAAGGATTGGGACACGAACCAGAAGCTGTTTTTAGTGCCTGCTTTGGCGCACCCTTTATGGCACTGCACCCTAGTGTTTATGCAAGTTTGCTGGGGCAGAAAATAGAACATCACAAGGTGAAAGTGTGGTTGGTGAATACAGGTTGGACAGGAGGGTTTTATGGTGTGGGAGAACGCATCCCGATCAAGCAAACCCGGGCCATGTTGACAGCAGTACTGAGTGGGGCGCTCAACGAAGTACCGACAACGGTTGATCCAGTGTTTGGTTTACGTGTCCCTGTTCGCTGTCCTGGGGTAGCCGACAAGTTGCTGACTCCTCGTTTGACTTGGAACAATCCTGATGACTATGATGTCCAAGCTTATAAACTTGCAGAAATGTTTGTGGACAACTTTAAGCAGTTTGCAGACGCGGTTGCACCCCAAGTGTTACTAGGCGGACCTCTGATAGGAAAAAGAAAGTAA
- a CDS encoding DegT/DnrJ/EryC1/StrS family aminotransferase, producing the protein MTNIFDQSAVTTAGIRRDHFLIFGAPAIEDSEIQEVLATMASGWLGTGPKVMRFENDFKAYKGARYAVAVNSCTAALHLSMLAASLEPGDEVITTPLTFCATVNAIIHAGATPVLADVNPVTMNIDPMQVEARITPKTKAIVPVHFAGRPCDMDAIGEIADRYNLKVIEDCAHAVETEYKGRKAGTMGEFGCFSFYVTKNITTGEGGMILTRRQEDADRLKILALHGMSKDAWQRFGDEGYKHYQVVEAGFKYNMMDLQAAIGIHQLQRVTPYWQRRQEIWQLYNQAFADLPISLPAAPEPDTVHGYHLYTILIDKTKTGISRDAFLKAIHSQNIGVGVHYLSIPEQPYYQQKFGWQPEDYPNAMRIGRQTVSLPLSAKLTDADVEDVIAAVKRCL; encoded by the coding sequence ATGACTAATATATTCGACCAGTCAGCAGTTACCACTGCTGGTATTCGTCGTGACCATTTCCTGATTTTTGGAGCTCCGGCAATTGAAGACAGTGAGATTCAGGAAGTACTTGCCACGATGGCAAGTGGCTGGTTGGGTACAGGGCCAAAGGTGATGCGCTTTGAAAACGACTTCAAAGCTTACAAAGGTGCTCGGTATGCAGTAGCAGTCAATTCTTGCACCGCTGCTTTACATCTGAGCATGCTGGCTGCCTCCTTAGAACCGGGGGATGAGGTAATTACTACTCCCTTGACTTTTTGTGCCACAGTCAATGCGATTATTCACGCAGGTGCTACACCAGTGCTGGCGGATGTAAACCCAGTGACGATGAATATCGATCCGATGCAGGTAGAGGCTAGGATCACCCCCAAGACAAAGGCAATCGTGCCTGTGCACTTTGCGGGTCGTCCCTGTGATATGGATGCTATTGGTGAGATTGCCGATCGTTACAATTTGAAGGTGATTGAAGACTGTGCCCATGCAGTAGAAACCGAATACAAAGGACGCAAGGCAGGCACTATGGGTGAATTTGGCTGTTTCAGTTTTTATGTCACCAAGAACATTACTACGGGCGAAGGAGGAATGATTCTCACTCGTCGTCAAGAAGATGCTGACCGATTGAAAATACTGGCACTGCACGGCATGAGCAAGGATGCTTGGCAGCGATTTGGTGACGAAGGCTACAAACATTACCAAGTGGTAGAGGCCGGTTTCAAGTACAACATGATGGATTTGCAAGCAGCGATCGGCATCCATCAATTGCAGCGAGTCACGCCCTATTGGCAGCGTCGCCAGGAGATTTGGCAACTCTACAATCAAGCATTTGCTGATTTGCCCATTAGCCTGCCCGCAGCACCAGAGCCTGATACTGTTCATGGCTATCACTTATATACAATTCTTATAGACAAGACTAAAACTGGTATCAGCCGTGACGCTTTCCTGAAAGCAATCCATAGTCAGAACATTGGAGTGGGAGTACATTACCTCAGTATTCCAGAACAGCCGTATTATCAACAAAAGTTTGGATGGCAGCCTGAAGATTATCCCAATGCTATGCGTATCGGACGGCAGACGGTGAGTTTGCCTCTATCAGCAAAGTTGACAGATGCGGATGTAGAGGATGTGATTGCAGCGGTGAAGAGATGCTTATAA